The segment ATTGCGGGATACCGGTTGCGAAGCCAGTCGAGCAGCGAACGGCTGTTGGCGACGATGAGATCCGCCGCGGCCAGATCGGCGGCGCATCTCGCCCGCGTCGTCATCGGGGACGATACGAACGTCGTGGAATGAAGGAATACCGCCACCCGGATGCCGGGGAACGCCTGGCGCACTCGGGTCACGAAGCGGGGGCGATTGTCGATCTGCACGAGATCGTACCGCCCGCCCTTCGCCCGGGCCAACGCCCGGGACAAATAAACCATCGGCCGGCCCCCGTTCACCCGCAGGATGGTGACGCGCCCGTAGACGCTCTTGCGGGGCCAACCTGTCTTATGTCGGCTGACGATCGTCACCTTGTGGCCGGCCGGCATATGCCGCGCAATCTGAAACAGACTGTGTTCCACCGAACCTCCGACGACGGGAGGAACCGGGATCTGCTCCGGCGCAATAATCAATAAATGCAATTGGAACCCTCCCTCCCGCAACCTCCAGACTATCGTATTCACGGCGATGCGGGAGGTCTGTGCCCTTGTCCTGCGGGCTCGAATTTTTGGCGGCCCGGTCAGAGCATCAGATTTTTGCGACAGCGCCGACAGCACCAGGAATATCAGGCTGTAATACTGAACGGACAAAAAATCCGTCACGCTGCCCCCGTCGCGTACGGGGATTCGGCCAGCGCCTTCAACGCTTCCGGACCGTCCGCCGTTGCCAGCAGCTTCTGCTTTTGTCTGGCCCGGATCGCCTCGATGGACTCTTCCATGATGATTCGGCCGTCCTTGATCATCGCCGCGCGGCCGCATGTTTTCTCCAGCTCCGAGAAGATGCGGGAGGACATCAGCACCGTCTTCCCCCGGCTCTTCTCCTCCCGGAATAAGGGGCCGTCCAAAAGGGTGAACCCCAAAAAGCCAGCCCCGATATAAAAACAAATGAACCTCCAAAACCACTGCAAAAGTGGGGTTGGAGGTTCATTTTTGAACCCAAAAACGGACTATTGGGACGGCCACGTTCCCGCTATCGGCATGGAGCGGCGGACAAGCGGCTCAGTCGCGCCCCGCTTCGCCGCGCTTCGTCATCTGCTGCCAGACGGAACCGGCGGCCGCTTCGCCTCGCTCGATCCGCTCCAGCGCCATCTTCGCCTGCAGCGCCACCTCGAATTCGGTATCCTCGGCGGCGGTCCGCAGCGCCTCCACGGCCGATTCGTCTCCCGCCTCGTACAAAAACCGGGCGGCGCGCCAACGCACCAGCTTGTTCGGATCGGAGAGCGCCCGGATCATCGGGCCGATCGCGATCGGATCGCCGATGTCGGACAGCGTATCCCCGGCTGTCCGGCGCACGGCCGGCGAAGGGTCCCGAAGCGCTTCGATCAGAAGCTGCATCGCCTCCGGCGTGCGCAGATCGCCGAGGTAGACGACCGCGAGCCGGCGCAACGAAGCCTTCTCGTCGCGCAGCGCCCGGGCGATGACCGGCAGAGCGGCCGGCTCGGGCTGCAGCCGCTCCAGCGCGGCGTAGCGAACCTGCCAGTCCGGCGAGTCCAGCCGTTCCGCCACCTGCTCCGGCGTCAGCGGCGTCCGGTCCGGCGGGGGAGCGGCTTGCTCGCCCGTTCCCATCGCGCGGGCGTGCTCGACCAGCTCCTTCAGCCGCTCGTCCGGATAAGCCGCGTCGATCTCCTGCGCGACTTCGGCGGCGATCTCGGCCGGCTCGCCGTACCGGACGCCGAGCTCGTGAAGCACGCGCTCGCGGATCATCGTCGCGCCCGCCGCGTCGCTCACCGCTTTGGCGAACCGCTCGGGCAAGCCGGCCCGCATCTCGCTGCGTCCGGTGCGCACGCGGATCTGAATCGGGATGCCGCGGTACATCTGCACGAGCACCTGCGACTCGCCGAAGCCGTCCGCATCGCCGCCCGCTTCCCCGACCGCCCAATTCGCCGCTTCGCCGCCCAGCACGGCGCCGATCTCCGCCAGCACGCGCTGCCAATCGGCATTGGGCATACGGTCGACGGCGATGAAGTCGGCGGCGTGGAAGACGCTTTTCACCCCGTCGATCGCCAGCAGCCGCCGCGCCCATTCCGGCGCGCGCGCCGCTTCCTCGGGCTTATAGATATGCCGCACGCCCGGAGGCAGCGATTCGTCCAAATTCAGCTTCATCGTATTCGGGCTGGGCGTCGGTTCGATCGACAACAATTTCATGATGCGTCGCCTCCATTATTTCTTCTCGAGATATTCGAACAAAAAGGATTCGCCGTTGCGGTAAAACCGGGGATCGTATACGCCAAGCCGCTGACCGTCGTCGATAATCACGACGAACGGCGACCATTCCATCAGCGTCCGGGCGGCCGGATTGCGGGCGAACAGCGGCTCCAGATCGGCCTGTTCCTGCGATACCAACGTCTCGGTCACGGCCGGTTCGCGGAACGGCTTCGCTTCCAGAATATCGACGGTTCCCTCTTTTTTGCCGAACGCCTGGAACGTCCAGGGGACAAAATCCGCCGCCAGCGCCACTTGGTCGTATTCGCCTTTTACGGATTGGTACACTCCGTAACCGAAAGCGCATTGGATGGCGACATGCAGCGCCATGGCCGCCCAGACGCCACGGAACACCCGATGCGACGCTTTCCGGCCGAAGCGCACAAGCAGATAACCGGTCAGAATGACCGCCCAGAACACCAGGTCCACGATCGGGATCACGCCCAGCGTAAGCCTTGCGTCCGAGAACGGCTCCAGATACCCGGTTCCCCAGGCATTCAGCACGTCGCTCGTATCGTGTATGAACACGGCAAGCGCCCCCAGGCCCAACAGCTTCGGGTCCTTGACCTTCCAGAAAAGCCGGCACGCCAGCCAGATCAGCAGCGCCCAGACCGGAATCATGAAGACGGAATGGGTGATCCCGCGATGCCACATCTGGTACATCCCCTGCGTGTCCCACAACTGCGAGACGACATCGATGTCGGGAATTTGGCTGCCGACAACCGCCGTAAACAGCACCGCGCGTTTCTCGGACCGGGCCAGCTTGCGTCTGTCGGCCGCTCCGTTCAGAGCGAGTCCGAACAACGTATGCGTAATCGTATCCATAACGTACACCCTCCCTTCTCTATCATACCCGTTGGCGGGAACGGTTCTCAAGGAAACGGCCTTTCCGGCAAAAAAAACAAGCCTGCCCGCATTCCGGGCAGACCCGCTTCCCGTTGAGCCGCTTGCGCCGGCGGCGCATATCGGTTCCACGGTTCCTTGTCCCTTATTCGATTTCTCCCGATGCGGGAGCGGGAGCCGGAGCCATCCGGCCCGCGGCCGCCGCCGTACCCTCCTACAGCACCATTTTGGCCGCAAGGAATACCAGGATCAGATAGGAGCCTACGCTTACGGCTTCGTAGAAAAATTGGCTGCCGGCCGGAATCTCGAACCACTGCTTGGCGGCGGACACGGTCATCAGCAGCGAAACCAGCAGCGAGACGCCGACGATCAGCAGCGACAACGGGACGTTGATCAGGGCGAATACCGCTCCCGCCAGAAATCCCGCGCCGCCGATCAACTGCAACGAGCCGAGCGCGGACAGAACCTCGGCCGGTGCGCGCTTGCGCCTGCCCTTCCAGTTGCCGAGCGCCGTCAGCACGCCGAGAAGGATGACGACCGACAGCAGTCCCAGCACAAACAACCGGGGCGCGATGTTTAAGGAATCTTCGAGCAGATCGCCGACTCTCCCGAAAAAAAGCAGACCGCCCATCGCTTCGGCGATCGCGTTCATCACCTTGCTCTGTATCGCCCACGCCCACAGGAAAAATCCGATCGCGGATGCGGCCAAGCCGATAACCCCGTGCCACAAGTCGCGTTCCGGCGAACCGTTGAGCGCGGAATAAGGCTCCTTCAGCAGCTTCACAAGTCTCGCGGGATCGACCGATACCCCGCCTGCCTTCTGCGGAAGGGCAGCGGCCGCCGCGACTTGGCCGTTCGGACAGTCGTGCGCCGCTCCTTCGGTCAAAGCTTGGCCGCATTGCGTGCAATATGCCATGTTCGACAAACCCTCCAACCTCTATTTATATATTTTCAGGATAAGGATTCGACAATACTTCTGTTTTTTCCTTCTCTTTCCGACACGATTTTGTCACATTTGACCCCCGGATCGGGATCGCGGCAAGGTTCCGGCACCCAAACCCGTCCCGGCGGCGGCGGAACGAACCCGGAGCAGCCGCTGCGGACAGCCAGCCGGACCAAAGCTCGCGGCCAATCGCACCGGTGGACGCCCGGCTCCGTCCGGAGCCTCCTTGCGGCCGGCGCCTGCCGCCAGCCGGGCGCGCGGAACCGGTCGCTCACTTGTATTTGCGCCAGTCCGGATCGCTGTTCTCAAGCAAGTAGGCGAAGTCTTGCTCCAGGCGCTTCTGCTCGTCCTTGCGCGCTTCTTCCGCCTGCTTGCGGGCGGCTTCCTGACGCTTGGCCTCTTCTTGCTTCAGCTCGTCGGCCTGCTCGCGCAGCTTGCTGACGATGTCCGGGGACAGCAAGTCCTTCAGGGTCGCCGGTCTGTCGGCGGCAAGATCGGCCGCGGGGCGCGGCGTCGGTTTTTTCTTCGCCATCGGTCTCACCTCGGTAAATTTGCCATCATTATAGCATCATCCCCGCCGCAGAGCCACCGCCCGGCCGCTCGGAAACACGGCTATCGCCCTCATAAAATCCCGCGCGCGCACATACGCATAGATACGAGCATATTGCACGCACGCGAGGAGGCGCTACCGTCCGATGAACAGCGACGATATCAAGGCGCTGGAGCGCGCGATCGACGAAATCACCGAGATCGCCGTCGGCTTCGGCCTCGATTTTTACCCGATGCGATACGAAATTTGCCCGGCGGACATCATCTACACGTTCGGCGCTTACGGGATGCCGACCCGCTTTTCGCATTGGTCGTTCGGAAAGACGTTCCACAAAATGAAAATGCAATACGATTTCGGCTTGTCCAAAATATATGAGCTTGTCATCAACTCCAACCCCTGCTACGCCTTCCTGCTCGAAGGCAACTCGCTGATCCAGAACAAGCTGATCGTCGCCCACGTGCTGGCGCATTGCGACTTTTTCAAGAACAATGCGCGCTTCTCCCGCACGAACCGCAACATGATCGAGAGCATGTCCGCCACGGCCGACCGCGTCCGGCGCTACGAGATGGAGCACGGAACGCTGAAGGTGGAGCAGTTCATCGACGCGGTGCTTGCGATTCAGGAGCATATCGATCCTACGCTGATCGGGCCGTACGTCTACGATCACAAGACGAAGCGCACCAGCCTGGCGGAACCGCCGGCTCCCACGTCCTCCAAGCCCAAAACCGGCTACGAGGACTTGTGGGAGATCGGCAGCTCGCCCGGGGAGAAGGAGACCAGACCGGCCCAGTCGCCGCGTATTCCGCCGCGGCCGGAGAAGGACCTGCTGCTGTTCCTCGAACAGCACTCGACGGTGTTGGAGGATTGGCAGCGCGACATCCTGACGATGCTGCGCGACGAGATGCTGTATTTCTGGCCGCAGCTCGAGACGAAAATCATGAACGAGGGCTGGGCGTCCTATTGGCACCAGCGCATCATCCGCGAGCTGGACTTGACCGAAGACGAGGCGATCGAATACGCCAAGCTGAACGCGTCCGTCGTCGTGCCCTCCCGCCATCATCTTAACCCGTATTACTTGGGCATCAAAATATTCGAGGACATCGAAAAGCGCTGGGACAACCCGACGCAGGAAGAGATCGAGCGCTACGGCCGCAAACCCGGCAAAGGCCGGGAAAAAATATTCGAGGTGCGCGAGATGGAGTCCGACCAGTCATTCCTGCGCAACTACCTGCACAAACAACTGGTGGAGGACCTGGACCTGTACGTGTTCGAGAAAAAGGGGGCGGAATGGAAAATTACCGACAAATCCTGGGAAAACATCCGCGATCAGCTCGTCTATTCCCGCGTCAACGGCGGATTCCCGTATTTGCTGGTCATCGACGGAGACTACCTGAAGAACGGCGAGCTGTTTATCCGGCATCAATACGAGGGCATCGAGCTGGATCTGAAATATTTGGAGCGCACCATGCCCTACGTGTATCAGTTGTGGGGCAGAACGATTCACCTGGAAACGGTCATCGAGGATAAGAAGGTGCTGTTCACCTACGACGGCAAGAAGCATCAGCGGAAGTTTGTATAATGCGCAGAGCCGTCCGTTCCCCGGATCAGGCGGCTTTTGCTTTACGCCCGCAGCGTACGCGCCGCAGGCGGCGGCCCGCGTCCTTTTTTTCTATGATTTTCCGCCCGATTGTACTATAATGGAAGTATAGAAGACGCTTCCACGCCAAGGAGGTCGAAGACGATGAACAAGGTGTTTGTCTTTACGGGCGCCAGCGGCTCCGGACGCAAGACGATTGCGCACAGATTGGGCCGGGAGCTTGGACTTCTCCACATCGTCTCCTATACGACGCGGCCGATGCGGCCGACGGACGAGCAAGGGCGGGAATATCACCACGTGGACCGGGCGGCTTTTATCGAAGCGGACCGGAACGGCGAATTTCTGCAGGTGGCGGAGATCGGCGACCACTTGTACGGAATCAAGCGCAAGGATGTCGAAGACGCGCTCGCAACCGGCCGGCACGTCTATATGCTCCTCAACCGTTACGGCGCGAACAAGGTGAAGTTCGAATACGGGGACCGGGCCGTTCGCCTGTTCCTCTATGTGGACAAGCCGACCTTGCAAGCGCGGCTGGAAGCGAAGGGGCTGCCGTTCGAGGTGGTCGAGAGCTATCTCCGGCGCTACACCGAGGAAGTCCTTTACCGCAAGGAATGCGAATTCACCATTGAGAACCGCGATTTGCACGAGACGCTTGAGCGCGTGAAGAGCATCCTGCTGGAGGCCGGTGCGCCAACCGCCGGCAAATAAGCCGTTTACAATGCGATGAAACAGGGCCGGGCCCGCTCGATACAGCGGACCGGCTCTTCTTGCTTGGCCGACTCGAACCGTGCCGCGCCCGTGCGAAGTTCCCCTCGCATAGACCGCGATCGGCTCTCGCGACCGTTTCCTCCGGGCCGGCCGATCCGTCAATTCCGCCATCGCTTCGGCTGCTGTTCAGCCCTGGGGCGGCTCAGCTTCCAACCGGGCGAGCCGCCTTTCGAGCGTCTGCCGCCAGCTTTGCGCCAGCGCATCGACGGCAAGCAGCTTGCGGATCGCGTCCTTGTCGGTTTTGCGGAAATACATGATCGCATGGGCCTCGGCTACCGTCATCCCCTGCGGATCGGTCCCGACGGGCTCTAGAACGGCGCCGGCCGGATCGACGACCCCTTCTTCCAGCACGCGCAAATAAAATCCGGTATACCCCGTCTGCGCAACCTCCGCCGGCATCGATTCCCGCTGATACCTCGCTGCAAGCTTGAAGCAAGGCTGGCGGGGCTGGCTGATCTGCACCAGCGCGTCCCCCAGCCGGAACGTGTCGCCGATGCGCACGTCGCTCTCCCGGAATCCCGATACGGTCAAGTTCTCGCCGAACGCCCCCGGCTCCAGACAACGCCCGAGCACCCGCTCCCAATGCGGATAATGATCCCATATGTATACGCACAACGCTTTGTCGGGTCCGCCGTGGTTGACCAGATCCGCCTGACCGTCCCCCTCGAACCCGGCACACGACAAATATACGGGTTGGGCGACAGGCGATTTGCATATGCCCGAAGGCACCGGCTTCCCCTGATGCCGAAGCTCGGCCGGCTTGCCTACGTTGACGGCGACGATTCGATATGAAGACATCTCTGCCGCATCCCTTCGTTTTTTTCCTATCGTATCCTAAAACCAAACGGGGCGTAAAGTCGTCTAGTTTGATATAATGAGGCTTGCGATTGACTGCAGAGAAAGAGTGGAGATGGCATCATGAACCGACATTCCCAGCCGCGAACCGGCAAGAAGATACGGACAGCCGCCGCCGCAATCGCGGTCGCCGCGATGCTGACCGCCGCCGCGTGCGGAAGCGGCTCCGGCACGGAACCGGCCGGCGCAAGCCCGCAGGCGACCGCGGCTTCCGGCGGCCAGACGGTTACGCCGAAGGTTCCGGAGACATTAAAGCTGGCGCCCGGGGCCGAACAGGCGTTGGAGGTGCAGGGCGTATCGGATCTGTCGGGCGTCGAGTTCGTATCGGACCGCCCGGAGCTGCTGACCGTCGATACGAAGGGCGTTATCCGCGTATCCGCCAAAGCGCAGCCCGGCGCAACCGCCGTCATCCGGACGAAGATCGGCGGCAAGGAGCTGACGACAACCGTCACGATCGACGGTGAAACCGCGACGCCATCGCCATCGGCGGGCAAAACCTCGCCGACGCCGGCCGCCTCGGCTTCGGCCGCCAAGCCTCAAGCGAAAACGGTAACGGTCTCCAACGAGACCGATCTGCTTGTCGTCGTCAACAAGCAGCGCCGCCTGCCCGAAGGGTATGTGCCGCCGGATTTGACGGAGCCCCAGGTTCCTTTCTCCTTCACGGGCAAAAACGAACGGCGATACATGCGGAAGGAAGCGGCCGAAGCGCTTGAAAAGCTGTTCGCCGCCGCCAAGGAAGACGGCATCGAGCTCGTCGCCGTATCCGGCTATCGCTCCCAGACGACGCAAAAAGCGCTGTTCGAAGGTTATGTGAAAACGCAAGGCGAGAAGCTGGCCCGCCAATACAGCGCGGAGCCGGGGCACAGCGAGCATCAGACGGGGCTGGCGATGGATGTGTCGAGCAAAAGCGCCGGATTCAGTCTGGAGGAGAAGTTCGCGTCCACTGCGGAAGGCAAGTGGCTGGCGGAGCATGCGCATGAGCACGGCTTTATTATCCGTTATCCGAAAGGCAAGGAATCCGTTACGGGTTACAATTACGAGCCTTGGCATCTCCGGTATGTCGGTGTCGACATTGCCCGGGAAATACAGAAAGCCGGCCTGACGCTGGAAGAATACTTCAAAGACAGCATCGCCGCCGACAGCAAATCATGACGAATCGCGGACGTGAGGATCGGGAAGGCGCTCGGGCGGCCGCCGTCAAAGCCGCGGAATGGCTCGCGCGGGAGAGACTGGGCGGCGAAGCAAGCGGCCACGATTGGCACCATGCCGACCGCGTGCGCCGGATGGCGCTTCGGCTGGCGCCGGGAGAAGGCGCCGATCCGTTCGTGTGCGAGCTGGCCGCCCTGCTCCACGACATCGCCGACCGCAAGCTCGTACCCGACGAGGAGCTGGCACTGACAGAGCTGGAGAGCTGGCTGAAGCGTCAGCCGATTTCGGGCGAAGACGCCGGCCATGTGATGGAGATTATCCGCACGATGTCCTTCCGCGGAGGCAGCGGCCCCCCGATGCGGACGCCGGAAGGGCGCGTCGTGCAGGATGCCGACCGGCTCGATGCGATCGGAGCGATCGGCATCGCCCGGACGTTCGCGTACGGAGGCCGGGCCGGCCGGCCGATATTCGCGCCGGCGGACGGCAGCCGCGCGGCTCCGGAGGCCGCGGACCGGCGCCCGCCGGAATCCGGGCCTTCGGCTGTCGGGCATTTCTACGACAAGCTGCTGCTGCTCAAGGACAAGCTGAACACGGCGGAAGCCCGTGCCATCGCCGAGCGGCGGCACCGGTTCATGCTGGCGTACCTCGAACAGTTTTACGCCGAATGGGAAGGCTGACCGCAGCGGTTGAACCGCACGGAGCCGCCCCGCGCGTCTGAAGCTCAGACAGGCGGGGCGGCGCTTTTTTGCCGCGCGTGCGGCAGCTTCCGTCCGGAGAGATGATCATGCTCATGGTCAGTGTAAAGCGAAGCAGGATTCCCGGTTGGCAGAAAATGTGGATTGCAGACGCTTCAATCGAGATCCTGACTCCTATCTGTCCAAGCTCGAGCAAGAATGGGCCGAGATCTATGGTTAGTAGCTAATTTTGCTGGCGCAGAAAAACTTCACAGCCTTGCGGTTGGACTGAGAAACTTCGTTTTCAAATGACGGCGGGAGCAGCGTCATTCCCGCTTTCCCGTTTCAATCCCGTTTACGACTTTCCAAAACGCCGGTTTCGGCTGATGGTGCTCGTCGAACAGGAAAGGCCAGTTTTTCCGTCCGCGTACCGGGAAGTGATCCAGCCAGGTGTAATCGTCCGCGATTCCCCAGAACGTCACGCATTCGATGACTTCGCGGTATTCCCGGAACAGGCGGAAAATCTGCTCGTACCGCTGCTCCTGCAATTCCGCCATTTCCGCCGTCGGCGATCGGAGATCGGTTCGCCGGTCGTCCCACTCAAATACGGAGAGATCCAGTTCGGTCACATGCAGCTTCAGGCCCAGCGAAGCGTAACGCTCGATAGCGGCCCGGATGTCGTCGAGAGACGGACTCCGCAGTTGCCAATGCGCCTGGAGGCCGATGCCGTGGATCGGGACGCCACGCGCTTGCAGGGACTTCACCAGCGTCACGATCTTCTCGCGTTTGACCGGATGACTTTCATTGTAATCATTGTAGAACAGCAGCGCGCCGGGGGCGGCCTCGTGCGCGAATTCGAACGCTTTGGCAATAAATTCGTCACCGGCGATACGCAGCCATTTGGAATCTCGAAGCAGTTCCGCACCTTCGTCCGCTACTGCTTCGTTTACGACGTCCCAGCAGAAAACGTCGTTTTTGTATCGGCCAACCACCGTATCGATATGTTCCTTTAATCGGGCGTACAACGTCCATTTGTCCGCCAGACCGCCTCCCGGCCGCTCAAAAAGCCAGTCCGGCGTCTGGTTGTGCCATACAAGCGTATGTCCCCTCATCTTCAGGCCATGTTCCCGCGCAAATTGAACCAGCAAGTCGGCCTCTTCGAACATGTACGTCTGCTCTTGCGGATGGATGCGCTCGAATTTCATCTCGTTTTCCGATGTTATGCAATTGAAATGCAGAGTCAACAGATCGGCCGAGCCGACGAGCGTACGCGGGTTGACCGCGGCCCCGACCAGGAAATCATCGGAGAATGCTTCATGAAGCGGCTGGACAGCGGAACTTGCGGCTTGTTTCATCCCCAAACCTCCCTAGGCATCGTGATGGCGGTTATTCCTTCACGCCACCTACGATCATGCCTTTGACAAAATATTTTTGCAGGAACGGGTACACCAACATGATCGGCACGGAAGCCACGATCGTCATCGTCGCCCGAATGGAAAAAGGCGTCACCTGGCTTGTGCCTGTATTTCCGGCTGCGGTAAAGTCCGGCGCCGTTTGCGAGGCGTTGGAGTTCTGCAAAATTTTCTGCAACTCGTATTGCAGGGTGCTTAACTTCTCATAAGAAGAATTATACAAAAACACGTCGAACCACGAGTTCCATTGATAGACGCCCGTGAACAGAGCCACCGTGGCCAAGACGGGCGTGCTCAGCGGCAACACGATGCTGAAGAAGGTCCGGTAATCGCCGGCGCCGTCAATTTTGGCGGATTCCAGAATGTTGTCCGGCAGACCTTCGATAAACGAACGGATGATAATCAAATTGAATACGCCCACCAGTCCGGGAAAGATGTACACCCAGAAGCTTCCGACCAATCCAAGATCGCGCATCAGCAAAAAGGTCGGAATCAGGCCGCCGTTGACATACATTGTCAAAATGAAGGCAACCGTCACAAACTTGCGCAGCACGTACTCCGGTCTGCTGATCGTATAGGCCACCATAGCCGAACACATCACCGTCAGTACGGTGCCAACCACCGTCCGCAGAATCGAAACCAAAGTGGCGTGGAAAATGGTCGCTTCCTCAAACACAAAGCGATAGTTGTCCAACGTCCACTGCCTCGGCCACAAGTAGATGCCGCCTTTGATCGAATCGCTCGCATCGTTAAGGGAAATGGCCAGCGTGTTTATAAACGGATACAACGTCACGACCATCAGCAACACCATCAATGTTATATTCACCGTCTCGAATACCCGATCCCCGAACGACAGGCGGATGTGCCGCTTTCTGCGTCTCTTGGCCGTCAACTCTGCCATATGGCGACCCTCCTTCTCAGTACAACCTGGCTTGGCCAAGGCGCTTCGCGATATGGTTGGCGGCGAACAGCAGGATAAAGCTAACCACTGTCTTGAACATGCTGGCCGCCACGGACAACGAGAAATTACCCATGTTGATGCCGTACTTGAGGACAAATATATCAAGGTTCTCCGAATAATCGATGTTCATGCCGTTCCCCAACAAATATTGCGGCTCAAAACCCGAATCCAGCAAATAACCAATGTTCATAATCAGCAGAACGACGATTACCGGCCGGATGCCGGGCAAGGTAATATGCCACATTCGCTTGAAGCGTCCCGCTCCGTCCATCTCGGCCGCTTCATATTGGGCCGGATCAATCATCGTCATCGCGGCGAGATACACAATGGTGTTCCACCCCAAATCTTTCCATACGACGCTGGCGCCAAAAATACCCCAGAACCAATGCCCGACGCCCAAAAATAAAACCTCGTCATCAATCACACCCAGCCACATAAGCAAATCGTTGACGATGCCGTCCGTCGACAGCACACTCTGAATGATTCCGGCCGCCACTACCCACGAGATAAAATGGGGCAGATAGCTGATCGTTTGCACCACGCGTTTAAATACGATTTGACGCACTTCGTTCAACATCAAAGCAAGCGTGATCGCCGTTGTAAAACCCAATACCAGGTTAATCGCGCTCATGACCAGCGTATTGCGAAGAACACGTAAAAACCGCTCATCTCCAAACAAAAATTGGAAATGTTTAAATCCCACCCATTGCTGATCAAAGAAACCGCGGGCAGGTTTAAAGTCCTGAAAAGCAATGGTCCATCCCCAGAGCGGCAAATATTTAAAAATAAACAGCCAAATGACAAACGGCACGGACATCACGACAAGCGCCCGCTGTTGAACAAGCAACCGGAAAAATCGTTTCCATCTCGAAGGTTGGACGGTTGCCGACGGTTCCGTGTACGCGACATTTCTCTCCATGGTTCCTTCCTCTCCTTAGCGGTACCGAAAATGCCAATACGGGAATCGCGATGCCGGTTCATAAGCGAAAAGCCGGTCTGCGCGGGGCGCGGTAGGACCGGCCTTTCGTTTCACCTGGAGATTTATTGCCCTTTCACTTTCGCCACGATCTCCTTGATTCTTTCGGTATACCATTTCTCGTAACCCGCAATGTCAAGTTTGTTTAATTCCGTCGTATACCGAGTCCACACATTTTCGAATTTATCCGGGGTCGAGAGCACCAGTTCCGGAATATATTTGCGCTGAATTTCGGTCTTTTTCGCTTCGAAAATTTGTTGCGGCGAACCTTGCTCCTTCTGGATTCCCCATGCCGGAAACCAGGGGCGCTCGTCCGGCGGCGTAAACAATTCCGAGTATGTCTTCACCCCGTATGCCGACAAAATCTTTTTGTCCGGTTCAGTGAGGCTGAGTTGGAATACTTCAGGCTGCAGTCCGGGAGATGCGGCATTACCGTTGGACAGCGTCGAGTTCGTGCCGAAATGCGGCCAATCCCAGTCGAATACGGAGAACCCATAATCTTCGTTGAATTTTTTGTCCATTTT is part of the Paenibacillus thermoaerophilus genome and harbors:
- a CDS encoding virulence factor; the protein is MKLLSIEPTPSPNTMKLNLDESLPPGVRHIYKPEEAARAPEWARRLLAIDGVKSVFHAADFIAVDRMPNADWQRVLAEIGAVLGGEAANWAVGEAGGDADGFGESQVLVQMYRGIPIQIRVRTGRSEMRAGLPERFAKAVSDAAGATMIRERVLHELGVRYGEPAEIAAEVAQEIDAAYPDERLKELVEHARAMGTGEQAAPPPDRTPLTPEQVAERLDSPDWQVRYAALERLQPEPAALPVIARALRDEKASLRRLAVVYLGDLRTPEAMQLLIEALRDPSPAVRRTAGDTLSDIGDPIAIGPMIRALSDPNKLVRWRAARFLYEAGDESAVEALRTAAEDTEFEVALQAKMALERIERGEAAAGSVWQQMTKRGEAGRD
- a CDS encoding metal-dependent hydrolase yields the protein MDTITHTLFGLALNGAADRRKLARSEKRAVLFTAVVGSQIPDIDVVSQLWDTQGMYQMWHRGITHSVFMIPVWALLIWLACRLFWKVKDPKLLGLGALAVFIHDTSDVLNAWGTGYLEPFSDARLTLGVIPIVDLVFWAVILTGYLLVRFGRKASHRVFRGVWAAMALHVAIQCAFGYGVYQSVKGEYDQVALAADFVPWTFQAFGKKEGTVDILEAKPFREPAVTETLVSQEQADLEPLFARNPAARTLMEWSPFVVIIDDGQRLGVYDPRFYRNGESFLFEYLEKK
- a CDS encoding DUF3886 domain-containing protein, coding for MAKKKPTPRPAADLAADRPATLKDLLSPDIVSKLREQADELKQEEAKRQEAARKQAEEARKDEQKRLEQDFAYLLENSDPDWRKYK
- a CDS encoding SpoVR family protein produces the protein MNSDDIKALERAIDEITEIAVGFGLDFYPMRYEICPADIIYTFGAYGMPTRFSHWSFGKTFHKMKMQYDFGLSKIYELVINSNPCYAFLLEGNSLIQNKLIVAHVLAHCDFFKNNARFSRTNRNMIESMSATADRVRRYEMEHGTLKVEQFIDAVLAIQEHIDPTLIGPYVYDHKTKRTSLAEPPAPTSSKPKTGYEDLWEIGSSPGEKETRPAQSPRIPPRPEKDLLLFLEQHSTVLEDWQRDILTMLRDEMLYFWPQLETKIMNEGWASYWHQRIIRELDLTEDEAIEYAKLNASVVVPSRHHLNPYYLGIKIFEDIEKRWDNPTQEEIERYGRKPGKGREKIFEVREMESDQSFLRNYLHKQLVEDLDLYVFEKKGAEWKITDKSWENIRDQLVYSRVNGGFPYLLVIDGDYLKNGELFIRHQYEGIELDLKYLERTMPYVYQLWGRTIHLETVIEDKKVLFTYDGKKHQRKFV
- a CDS encoding guanylate kinase, producing the protein MNKVFVFTGASGSGRKTIAHRLGRELGLLHIVSYTTRPMRPTDEQGREYHHVDRAAFIEADRNGEFLQVAEIGDHLYGIKRKDVEDALATGRHVYMLLNRYGANKVKFEYGDRAVRLFLYVDKPTLQARLEAKGLPFEVVESYLRRYTEEVLYRKECEFTIENRDLHETLERVKSILLEAGAPTAGK
- a CDS encoding MOSC domain-containing protein — its product is MSSYRIVAVNVGKPAELRHQGKPVPSGICKSPVAQPVYLSCAGFEGDGQADLVNHGGPDKALCVYIWDHYPHWERVLGRCLEPGAFGENLTVSGFRESDVRIGDTFRLGDALVQISQPRQPCFKLAARYQRESMPAEVAQTGYTGFYLRVLEEGVVDPAGAVLEPVGTDPQGMTVAEAHAIMYFRKTDKDAIRKLLAVDALAQSWRQTLERRLARLEAEPPQG
- a CDS encoding M15 family metallopeptidase, with product MNRHSQPRTGKKIRTAAAAIAVAAMLTAAACGSGSGTEPAGASPQATAASGGQTVTPKVPETLKLAPGAEQALEVQGVSDLSGVEFVSDRPELLTVDTKGVIRVSAKAQPGATAVIRTKIGGKELTTTVTIDGETATPSPSAGKTSPTPAASASAAKPQAKTVTVSNETDLLVVVNKQRRLPEGYVPPDLTEPQVPFSFTGKNERRYMRKEAAEALEKLFAAAKEDGIELVAVSGYRSQTTQKALFEGYVKTQGEKLARQYSAEPGHSEHQTGLAMDVSSKSAGFSLEEKFASTAEGKWLAEHAHEHGFIIRYPKGKESVTGYNYEPWHLRYVGVDIAREIQKAGLTLEEYFKDSIAADSKS
- a CDS encoding HD domain-containing protein, encoding MTNRGREDREGARAAAVKAAEWLARERLGGEASGHDWHHADRVRRMALRLAPGEGADPFVCELAALLHDIADRKLVPDEELALTELESWLKRQPISGEDAGHVMEIIRTMSFRGGSGPPMRTPEGRVVQDADRLDAIGAIGIARTFAYGGRAGRPIFAPADGSRAAPEAADRRPPESGPSAVGHFYDKLLLLKDKLNTAEARAIAERRHRFMLAYLEQFYAEWEG